A section of the Leptotrichia buccalis C-1013-b genome encodes:
- the rsgA gene encoding ribosome small subunit-dependent GTPase A, translating into MKGFYYVLDENSKNLNEENIYECKLRGTLKVKNDKMNCIIGDIVEFDEKEKVIEKIEKRKNFLYRPLIANIDFIGILFAIKSPNFDFTNFQKMLLNANSQNIPAVLILSKIDLVSKEELEEFFNKFKQIFKETISIFPISTETNTGITELQQYINKKSVVISGPSGAGKSTLINTLIGEEVLATNDVSQKTKKGRHTTIESRFFMSAPHSYIIDTPGFSTLDFPKLEEKKELEKLFPEFLEFIPNCKFRNCIHVNEPNCAIKENVENSNISQERYDFYLYSLQNIRFNK; encoded by the coding sequence ATAAAAGGATTTTACTATGTTTTAGACGAAAATTCAAAAAATTTGAATGAAGAAAATATTTATGAATGTAAGTTACGTGGAACATTAAAAGTAAAAAATGATAAAATGAACTGTATTATCGGGGATATTGTAGAATTTGACGAAAAGGAAAAAGTTATTGAAAAAATTGAAAAAAGAAAAAACTTTTTATATCGTCCACTAATTGCAAATATTGATTTTATTGGTATTCTATTTGCAATAAAAAGTCCAAATTTTGATTTTACAAATTTTCAGAAAATGCTGTTAAACGCAAATTCTCAAAATATTCCAGCTGTACTCATATTATCTAAAATTGACTTAGTTTCAAAAGAAGAACTGGAGGAATTCTTTAATAAATTTAAACAAATTTTTAAAGAAACAATTTCTATTTTCCCAATTTCAACTGAAACGAATACTGGAATTACCGAATTACAGCAATATATAAATAAAAAATCAGTTGTAATTTCAGGACCATCGGGAGCTGGAAAATCCACGCTTATAAACACTCTAATTGGCGAAGAAGTACTAGCTACAAATGATGTCAGCCAGAAAACCAAAAAAGGGCGGCATACAACAATAGAAAGCCGATTTTTTATGTCAGCACCGCATTCATATATAATAGACACTCCAGGATTTTCAACATTGGACTTTCCAAAACTGGAAGAAAAAAAAGAACTGGAAAAATTATTTCCAGAATTTCTAGAATTTATCCCTAACTGCAAATTTCGAAACTGTATTCATGTAAATGAGCCAAACTGTGCAATAAAAGAAAATGTGGAAAATAGTAATATTTCGCAAGAACGATATGATTTTTATCTATATTCATTACAAAATATAAGATTTAATAAATAA
- a CDS encoding MarR family winged helix-turn-helix transcriptional regulator, with product MYEKIETLLDKFYKTYYKIEEINLNQVIKCLTTSELHVIEAIGENEITMNELSDKLGITMGTASVAVNKLTDKQFLKRSRSDVDRRKVFVKLTSKGKVALNYHGDFHSNILEKITDDIPSKKLETFIEVFETIVKNLDKVKKDIQPESILNFEKDDLVQVSSIKGSVAIRKYLNEKGVMIKSLIKILNIDKYLITLLVDGDEKILNIEDAENIMVRKNAL from the coding sequence ATGTATGAAAAAATAGAAACTCTATTAGACAAATTTTACAAAACATATTATAAAATTGAAGAAATAAATTTAAATCAGGTAATTAAATGCTTGACTACATCTGAACTTCATGTTATTGAAGCGATTGGGGAAAATGAAATCACAATGAATGAACTGTCTGACAAACTAGGCATTACAATGGGAACAGCCTCAGTCGCCGTAAACAAATTAACCGATAAGCAATTTCTGAAGCGTTCCCGGTCGGACGTTGACAGGCGTAAAGTTTTTGTAAAACTGACTTCAAAAGGAAAAGTTGCATTAAACTATCATGGAGATTTTCACTCAAATATTCTTGAAAAAATTACAGATGACATTCCATCAAAAAAATTAGAAACATTTATCGAAGTTTTTGAAACTATTGTAAAAAATTTGGATAAAGTTAAAAAGGATATTCAGCCTGAATCAATATTAAATTTTGAAAAAGATGATTTGGTACAGGTTTCTTCAATAAAAGGAAGCGTAGCAATCAGAAAATACTTAAATGAAAAAGGCGTTATGATAAAATCTCTTATAAAAATTCTGAATATTGATAAATATTTGATAACTTTGCTTGTGGATGGGGATGAGAAGATACTAAATATTGAAGATGCAGAAAATATTATGGTTAGAAAAAATGCTCTTTAA
- the rpe gene encoding ribulose-phosphate 3-epimerase, with product MIKEKRTIIAPSLLTADFSKLKEEITEVEKLGAEYLHLDVMDGNFVPNISFGAPVISSLRKHSNLVFDVHLMVNEPDYLIEGFAQFSDIITVHAEATKHLNRTIQLIKSFGKKVGVALNPSTPLDVIKYDLDNIDMVLIMTVNPGFGGQKFIPEMLQKIKDLRKINENIDIEVDGGINAETAKLVKEAGANVLVAGSYIFSGNYKEKIESLK from the coding sequence ATGATTAAAGAAAAAAGGACAATAATCGCACCTTCACTGCTTACTGCAGATTTTAGCAAATTAAAAGAAGAAATTACGGAAGTGGAAAAACTAGGAGCAGAATATCTACATTTGGATGTTATGGATGGAAATTTTGTACCAAATATCAGCTTTGGAGCTCCTGTTATTTCATCTTTACGAAAACATAGCAACCTTGTATTTGATGTTCATCTGATGGTAAACGAACCAGATTACTTAATAGAAGGTTTTGCACAATTTTCAGACATAATCACAGTTCATGCTGAAGCTACAAAACACTTAAACAGAACAATCCAGCTAATAAAATCTTTTGGAAAAAAAGTAGGAGTTGCATTAAATCCTTCTACTCCACTGGATGTTATAAAATATGATCTGGATAACATTGATATGGTGTTAATTATGACAGTAAATCCAGGATTTGGCGGACAGAAGTTCATTCCTGAAATGCTTCAAAAAATAAAAGACTTGAGAAAAATTAATGAAAATATTGATATTGAAGTGGATGGCGGAATCAATGCTGAAACTGCAAAACTGGTAAAAGAAGCTGGAGCAAATGTGCTAGTTGCAGGTTCATATATTTTTAGCGGAAATTATAAAGAAAAAATCGAATCTTTAAAATAA